From a single Callithrix jacchus isolate 240 chromosome 5, calJac240_pri, whole genome shotgun sequence genomic region:
- the MINK1 gene encoding misshapen-like kinase 1 isoform X4, whose translation MGDPAPARSLDDIDLSALRDPAGIFELVEVVGNGTYGQVYKGRHVKTGQLAAIKVMDVTEDEEEEIKQEINMLKKYSHHRNIATYYGAFIKKSPPGNDDQLWLVMEFCGAGSVTDLVKNTKGNALKEDCIAYICREILRGLAHLHAHKVIHRDIKGQNVLLTENAEVKLVDFGVSAQLDRTVGRRNTFIGTPYWMAPEVIACDENPDATYDYRSDIWSLGITAIEMAEGAPPLCDMHPMRALFLIPRNPPPRLKSKKWSKKFIDFIDTCLIKTYLSRPPTEQLLKFPFIRDQPTERQVRIQLKDHIDRSRKKRGEKEETEYEYSGSEEEDDSHGEEGEPSSIMNVPGESTLRREFLRLQQENKSNSEALKQQQQLQQQQQRDPEAHIKHLLHQRQRRIEEQKEERRRVEEQQRREREQRKLQEKEQRRLEDMQALRREEERRQAEREQEYIRHRLEEEQRQLEILQQQLLQEQALLLEYKRKQLEEQRQSERLQRQLQQEHAYLKSLQQQQQQQQLQKQQQQILPGDRKPLYQYGRAMNPADKPAWAREVEERTRLNKQQNSPLAKSKPSSTGPEPPIPQASPGPPGPLSQTPPMQRPVEPQEGPHKSLVAHRVPLKPYAAPVPRSQSLQDQPTRNLAAFPASHDPDPAIPAPTATPSARGAVIRQNSDPTSEGPGPSPNPPAWVRPDNEAPPKVPQRTSSIATALNTSGAGGSRPAQAVRARPRSNSAWQIYLQRRAERGTPKPPGPPAQPPGPPNASSNPDLRRSDPGWERSDSVLPASHGHLPQAGSLERNRVGASSKLDSSPVLSPGNKAKPDDHRSRPGRPADFVLLKERTLDEAPRPPKKAMDYSSSSEEVESSEEDEEEGEGEPSEGSRDTPGGRSDGDTDSISTMVVHDVEEITGTQPPYGGGTMVVQRTPEEERSLLHADSNGYTNLPDVVQPSHSPTENSKGQSPPSKDGSSDYQSRGLVKAPGKSSFTMFVDLGIYQPGGSGDTIPVTALVGGEGTRLDQLQYDVRKGSVVNVNPTNTRAHSETPEIRKYKKRFNSEILCAALWGVNLLVGTENGLMLLDRSGQGKVYGLIGRRRFQQMDVLEGLNLLITISGKRNKLRVYYLSWLRNKILHNDPEVEKKQGWTTVGDMEGCGHYRVVKYERIKFLVIALKSSVEVYAWAPKPYHKFMAFKSFADLPHRPLLVDLTVEEGQRLKVIYGSSAGFHAVDVDSGNSYDIYIPVHIQSQITPHAIIFLPNTDGMEMLLCYEDEGVYVNTYGRIIKDVVLQWGEMPTSVAYICSNQIMGWGEKAIEIRSVETGHLDGVFMHKRAQRLKFLCERNDKVFFASVRSGGSSQVYFMTLNRNCIMNW comes from the exons GACCCTGCTGGGATCTTTGAGCTTGTGGAGGTGGTCGGCAATGGAACCTACGGACAGGTGTACAAG GGTCGGCATGTCAAGACTGGGCAGCTGGCTGCCATCAAGGTCATGGATGTCACGGAG GACGAAGAGGAAGAGATCAAACAGGAGATCAACATGCTGAAAAAATACTCTCACCACCGCAACATTGCCACCTACTATGGAGCCTTCATCAAGAAGAGCCCCCCAGGAAACGACGACCAGCTCTGG CTGGTGATGGAGTTCTGTGGTGCTGGTTCAGTGACTGACCTGGTAAAGAACACGAAAGGAAATGCCCTGAAGGAGGACTGCATCGCCTACATCTGCAGGGAGATTCTCAGG GGTCTGGCCCATCTCCATGCCCACAAGGTGATACATCGAGACATCAAGGGGCAGAATGTGCTGCTGACAGAGAATGCTGAGGTCAAGCTAG TGGATTTTGGGGTGAGTGCTCAGCTGGACCGTACTGTGGGAAGACGGAACACTTTCATTGGGACTCCCTATTGGATGGCCCCAGAGGTCATAGCCTGTGATGAGAACCCTGATGCCACCTACGATTACAGG AGTGACATTTGGTCTCTAGGAATCACAGCCATCGAGATGGCAGAGGGAGCCCCCC CTCTGTGTGACATGCACCCCATGCGAGCCCTCTTCCTCATTCCTCGGAAcccaccacccaggctcaagtccAAGAAGTG GTCTAAGAAGTTTATTGACTTCATTGACACATGTCTCATCAAGACTTACCTGAGCCGTCCCCCAACGGAGCAGCTACTGAAGTTTCCCTTCATCCGGGACCAGCCCACGGAGCGGCAGGTCCGCATCCAGCTTAAGGACCACATTGACCGATCCCGGAAGAAGCGGGGTGAGAAAG AGGAGACAGAATATGAGTACAGCGGCAGTGAGGAGGAAGATGACAGCCATGGAGAGGAAGGAGAGCCAAG CTCCATCATGAACGTGCCTGGAGAGTCGACTCTACGTCGGGAATTTCTCCGGCTCCAGCAGGAAAATAAGAGCAACTCAGAGGCTTTAAAACAGCAGCAACAGCTGCAACAGCAGCAACAGCGAGACCCCGAGGCACACATCAAACACCTGCTGCACCAACGGCAGCGGCGCATAGAGGAACAGAAGGAAGAGCGGCGCCGTGTCGAGGAG CAACAGCGGCGGGAACGGGAGCAGCGGAAGCTGCAGGAGAAGGAGCAGCGACGGCTAGAGGACATGCAGGCCCTGCGGCGGGAGGAGGAGCGGCGGCAGGCGGAGCGCGAGCAG GAATATATTCGTCACAGGCTAGAGGAGGAGCAGCGACAGCTCGAGATCCTTCAGCAACAGCTGCTCCAGGAACAGGCCCTGCTGCTG GAATACAAGAGGAAGCAGCTAGAGGAGCAGCGGCAGTCAGAGCGTCTGCAGAGGCAACTACAGCAGGAGCATGCCTACCTCAAGtccctgcagcagcagcagcagcagcagcagcttcagaaacagcagcagcagatCCTGCCCGGGGACAGGAAGCCCCTGTACCAATATGGTCGGGCCATGAATCCCGCTGATAAACCAGCCTGGGCCCGAGAG GTAGAAGAAAGAACAAGGTTGAACAAGCAGCAGAACTCTCCCCTGGCCAAGAGCAAGCCAAGCAGCACAGGGCCTGAGCCCCCGATCCCCCAGGCCTCCCCGGGACCCCCAGGACCCCTTTCCCAGACTCCTCCTATGCAGAGGCCGGTGGAGCCCCAGGAGGGACCACACAAG AGCCTGGTGGCACACCGGGTCCCACTGAAGCCATATGCAGCACCTGTACCCCGATCCCAGTCCCTGCAGGACCAGCCCACCCGAAACCTGGCTGCCTTCCCAGCCTCCCATGACCCCGACCCTGCCATCCCTGcacccactgccacacccagTGCCCGAGGAGCTGTCATCCGCCAGAATTCAGACCCTACCTCTGAAGGACCTGGCCCCAGCCCGAACCCCCCAGCCTGGGTCCGCCCAGATAATGAGGCCCCACCCAAG GTGCCTCAGAGGACCTCATCTATCGCCACTGCCCTTAACACCAGTGGGGCTGGAGGCTCCCGGCCAGCCCAGGCAGTCCGTGCCAG ACCTCGCAGCAACTCCGCCTGGCAAATCTATCTGCAAAGGCGGGCAGAGCGAGGCACCCCCAAGCCTCCAGGGCCCCCTGCTCAGCCCCCTGGCCCGCCCAACGCCTCTAG TAACCCTGACCTCAGGAGGAGCGACCCTGGCTGGGAACGCTCAGACAGCGTCCTCCCAGCCTCTCACGGGCACCTCCCCCAGGCTGGCTCACTGGAGCGGAACCGTGTGGGAG CCTCCTCCAAACTGGACAGCTCCCCAGTGCTCTCCCCTGGGAATAAAGCCAAGCCTGATGACCACCGTTCTCGGCCAGGCCGGCCCGCA GACTTCGTGTTGCTGAAAGAACGGACCCTGGACGAggcccctcggcctcccaagaaagCCATGGACTACTCATCATCCAGCGAGGAGGTGGAGAGCagtgaggaggatgaggaggagggcGAAGGCGAGCCATCAGAGGGGAGCAGAGACACCCCTGGGGGCCG CAGCGATGGGGATACAGACAGCATCAGCACCATGGTGGTCCACGATGTTGAGGAGATCACCGGGACCCAGCCCCCGTATGGGGGCGGCACCATGGTGGTCCAGCGT ACCCCTGAAGAGGAGCGGAGCCTGCTGCATGCTGACAGCAACGGGTACACAAACCTGCCTGATGTGGTCCAGCCCAGCCACTCCCCCACCGAGAACAGCAAAGGCCAAAGCCCGCCCTCAAAGGATGGGAGCAGTGAC TACCAGTCTCGTGGGCTGGTAAAGGCCCCTGGCAAGAGCTCATTCACGATGTTTGTGGATCTTGGGATCTACCAGCCTGGAGGCAGTGGGGACACCATCCCCGTCACAG CCCTAGTGGGTGGAGAGGGCACTCGGCTCGACCAGCTGCAGTACGACGTGAGGAAGGGTTCTGTGGTCAACGTGAATCCCACCAACACCCGGGCCCACAGTGAAACCCCTGAGATCCGGAAGTACAAGAAGCGATTCAACTCCGAGATTCTCTGTGCAGCCCTTTGGG GGGTCAACCTGCTGGTGGGCACGGAGAATGGGCTGATGTTGCTGGACCGAAGCGGACAGGGCAAGGTGTATGGACTCATTGGGCGGCGACGCTTCCAGCAAATGGATGTGCTGGAGGGGCTCAACCTGCTCATCACCATCTCAG GGAAAAGGAACAAACTGCGGGTGTATTACCTGTCCTGGCTCCGGAACAAGATTCTGCACAACGACCCAGAAGTGGAGAAGAAGCAGGGCTGGACCACTGTTGGGGACATGGAGGGCTGCGGCCACTACCGTGTTG TGAAATATGAGCGGATTAAGTTCTTGGTCATCGCCCTCAAGAGCTCCGTGGAGGTGTATGCCTGGGCCCCGAAACCCTACCACAAATTCATGGCCTTCAAG TCCTTTGCCGACCTCCCTCACCGCCCTCTGCTGGTCGACCTGACAGTGGAGGAGGGGCAGCGGCTCAAGGTCATCTATGGCTCCAGTGCTGGCTTCCATGCCGTGGATGTCGACTCGGGGAACAGCTATGACATCTACATCCCTGTGCAT atCCAGAGCCAGATCACGCCCCATGCCATCATCTTCCTCCCCAACACCGACGGCATGGAGATGCTGCTGTGCTATGAGGACGAGGGTGTCTACGTCAACACGTACGGGCGGATCATCAAGGATGTGGTGCTGCAGTGGGGAGAGATGCCCACCTCTGTGG CCTACATCTGCTCCAACCAGATAATGGGCTGGGGTGAGAAAGCCATTGAGATCCGCTCTGTGGAGACAGGACACCTGGACGGGGTCTTCATGCACAAACGAGCCCAGAGGCTCAAGTTCCTGTGTGAGCGGAATGACAAG GTGTTTTTTGCCTCAGTCCGCTCTGGGGGCAGCAGCCAAGTTTACTTCATGACTCTGAACCGTAACTGCATCATGAACTGGTGA
- the MINK1 gene encoding misshapen-like kinase 1 isoform X27 — translation MGDPAPARSLDDIDLSALRDPAGIFELVEVVGNGTYGQVYKGRHVKTGQLAAIKVMDVTEDEEEEIKQEINMLKKYSHHRNIATYYGAFIKKSPPGNDDQLWLVMEFCGAGSVTDLVKNTKGNALKEDCIAYICREILRGLAHLHAHKVIHRDIKGQNVLLTENAEVKLVDFGVSAQLDRTVGRRNTFIGTPYWMAPEVIACDENPDATYDYRSDIWSLGITAIEMAEGAPPLCDMHPMRALFLIPRNPPPRLKSKKWSKKFIDFIDTCLIKTYLSRPPTEQLLKFPFIRDQPTERQVRIQLKDHIDRSRKKRGEKEETEYEYSGSEEEDDSHGEEGEPSSIMNVPGESTLRREFLRLQQENKSNSEALKQQQQLQQQQQRDPEAHIKHLLHQRQRRIEEQKEERRRVEEQQRREREQRKLQEKEQRRLEDMQALRREEERRQAEREQEYKRKQLEEQRQSERLQRQLQQEHAYLKSLQQQQQQQQLQKQQQQILPGDRKPLYQYGRAMNPADKPAWAREVEERTRLNKQQNSPLAKSKPSSTGPEPPIPQASPGPPGPLSQTPPMQRPVEPQEGPHKSLQDQPTRNLAAFPASHDPDPAIPAPTATPSARGAVIRQNSDPTSEGPGPSPNPPAWVRPDNEAPPKVPQRTSSIATALNTSGAGGSRPAQAVRARPRSNSAWQIYLQRRAERGTPKPPGPPAQPPGPPNASSNPDLRRSDPGWERSDSVLPASHGHLPQAGSLERNRVGASSKLDSSPVLSPGNKAKPDDHRSRPGRPADFVLLKERTLDEAPRPPKKAMDYSSSSEEVESSEEDEEEGEGEPSEGSRDTPGGRSDGDTDSISTMVVHDVEEITGTQPPYGGGTMVVQRTPEEERSLLHADSNGYTNLPDVVQPSHSPTENSKGQSPPSKDGSSDYQSRGLVKAPGKSSFTMFVDLGIYQPGGSGDTIPVTALVGGEGTRLDQLQYDVRKGSVVNVNPTNTRAHSETPEIRKYKKRFNSEILCAALWGVNLLVGTENGLMLLDRSGQGKVYGLIGRRRFQQMDVLEGLNLLITISGKRNKLRVYYLSWLRNKILHNDPEVEKKQGWTTVGDMEGCGHYRVVKYERIKFLVIALKSSVEVYAWAPKPYHKFMAFKSFADLPHRPLLVDLTVEEGQRLKVIYGSSAGFHAVDVDSGNSYDIYIPVHIQSQITPHAIIFLPNTDGMEMLLCYEDEGVYVNTYGRIIKDVVLQWGEMPTSVAYICSNQIMGWGEKAIEIRSVETGHLDGVFMHKRAQRLKFLCERNDKVFFASVRSGGSSQVYFMTLNRNCIMNW, via the exons GACCCTGCTGGGATCTTTGAGCTTGTGGAGGTGGTCGGCAATGGAACCTACGGACAGGTGTACAAG GGTCGGCATGTCAAGACTGGGCAGCTGGCTGCCATCAAGGTCATGGATGTCACGGAG GACGAAGAGGAAGAGATCAAACAGGAGATCAACATGCTGAAAAAATACTCTCACCACCGCAACATTGCCACCTACTATGGAGCCTTCATCAAGAAGAGCCCCCCAGGAAACGACGACCAGCTCTGG CTGGTGATGGAGTTCTGTGGTGCTGGTTCAGTGACTGACCTGGTAAAGAACACGAAAGGAAATGCCCTGAAGGAGGACTGCATCGCCTACATCTGCAGGGAGATTCTCAGG GGTCTGGCCCATCTCCATGCCCACAAGGTGATACATCGAGACATCAAGGGGCAGAATGTGCTGCTGACAGAGAATGCTGAGGTCAAGCTAG TGGATTTTGGGGTGAGTGCTCAGCTGGACCGTACTGTGGGAAGACGGAACACTTTCATTGGGACTCCCTATTGGATGGCCCCAGAGGTCATAGCCTGTGATGAGAACCCTGATGCCACCTACGATTACAGG AGTGACATTTGGTCTCTAGGAATCACAGCCATCGAGATGGCAGAGGGAGCCCCCC CTCTGTGTGACATGCACCCCATGCGAGCCCTCTTCCTCATTCCTCGGAAcccaccacccaggctcaagtccAAGAAGTG GTCTAAGAAGTTTATTGACTTCATTGACACATGTCTCATCAAGACTTACCTGAGCCGTCCCCCAACGGAGCAGCTACTGAAGTTTCCCTTCATCCGGGACCAGCCCACGGAGCGGCAGGTCCGCATCCAGCTTAAGGACCACATTGACCGATCCCGGAAGAAGCGGGGTGAGAAAG AGGAGACAGAATATGAGTACAGCGGCAGTGAGGAGGAAGATGACAGCCATGGAGAGGAAGGAGAGCCAAG CTCCATCATGAACGTGCCTGGAGAGTCGACTCTACGTCGGGAATTTCTCCGGCTCCAGCAGGAAAATAAGAGCAACTCAGAGGCTTTAAAACAGCAGCAACAGCTGCAACAGCAGCAACAGCGAGACCCCGAGGCACACATCAAACACCTGCTGCACCAACGGCAGCGGCGCATAGAGGAACAGAAGGAAGAGCGGCGCCGTGTCGAGGAG CAACAGCGGCGGGAACGGGAGCAGCGGAAGCTGCAGGAGAAGGAGCAGCGACGGCTAGAGGACATGCAGGCCCTGCGGCGGGAGGAGGAGCGGCGGCAGGCGGAGCGCGAGCAG GAATACAAGAGGAAGCAGCTAGAGGAGCAGCGGCAGTCAGAGCGTCTGCAGAGGCAACTACAGCAGGAGCATGCCTACCTCAAGtccctgcagcagcagcagcagcagcagcagcttcagaaacagcagcagcagatCCTGCCCGGGGACAGGAAGCCCCTGTACCAATATGGTCGGGCCATGAATCCCGCTGATAAACCAGCCTGGGCCCGAGAG GTAGAAGAAAGAACAAGGTTGAACAAGCAGCAGAACTCTCCCCTGGCCAAGAGCAAGCCAAGCAGCACAGGGCCTGAGCCCCCGATCCCCCAGGCCTCCCCGGGACCCCCAGGACCCCTTTCCCAGACTCCTCCTATGCAGAGGCCGGTGGAGCCCCAGGAGGGACCACACAAG TCCCTGCAGGACCAGCCCACCCGAAACCTGGCTGCCTTCCCAGCCTCCCATGACCCCGACCCTGCCATCCCTGcacccactgccacacccagTGCCCGAGGAGCTGTCATCCGCCAGAATTCAGACCCTACCTCTGAAGGACCTGGCCCCAGCCCGAACCCCCCAGCCTGGGTCCGCCCAGATAATGAGGCCCCACCCAAG GTGCCTCAGAGGACCTCATCTATCGCCACTGCCCTTAACACCAGTGGGGCTGGAGGCTCCCGGCCAGCCCAGGCAGTCCGTGCCAG ACCTCGCAGCAACTCCGCCTGGCAAATCTATCTGCAAAGGCGGGCAGAGCGAGGCACCCCCAAGCCTCCAGGGCCCCCTGCTCAGCCCCCTGGCCCGCCCAACGCCTCTAG TAACCCTGACCTCAGGAGGAGCGACCCTGGCTGGGAACGCTCAGACAGCGTCCTCCCAGCCTCTCACGGGCACCTCCCCCAGGCTGGCTCACTGGAGCGGAACCGTGTGGGAG CCTCCTCCAAACTGGACAGCTCCCCAGTGCTCTCCCCTGGGAATAAAGCCAAGCCTGATGACCACCGTTCTCGGCCAGGCCGGCCCGCA GACTTCGTGTTGCTGAAAGAACGGACCCTGGACGAggcccctcggcctcccaagaaagCCATGGACTACTCATCATCCAGCGAGGAGGTGGAGAGCagtgaggaggatgaggaggagggcGAAGGCGAGCCATCAGAGGGGAGCAGAGACACCCCTGGGGGCCG CAGCGATGGGGATACAGACAGCATCAGCACCATGGTGGTCCACGATGTTGAGGAGATCACCGGGACCCAGCCCCCGTATGGGGGCGGCACCATGGTGGTCCAGCGT ACCCCTGAAGAGGAGCGGAGCCTGCTGCATGCTGACAGCAACGGGTACACAAACCTGCCTGATGTGGTCCAGCCCAGCCACTCCCCCACCGAGAACAGCAAAGGCCAAAGCCCGCCCTCAAAGGATGGGAGCAGTGAC TACCAGTCTCGTGGGCTGGTAAAGGCCCCTGGCAAGAGCTCATTCACGATGTTTGTGGATCTTGGGATCTACCAGCCTGGAGGCAGTGGGGACACCATCCCCGTCACAG CCCTAGTGGGTGGAGAGGGCACTCGGCTCGACCAGCTGCAGTACGACGTGAGGAAGGGTTCTGTGGTCAACGTGAATCCCACCAACACCCGGGCCCACAGTGAAACCCCTGAGATCCGGAAGTACAAGAAGCGATTCAACTCCGAGATTCTCTGTGCAGCCCTTTGGG GGGTCAACCTGCTGGTGGGCACGGAGAATGGGCTGATGTTGCTGGACCGAAGCGGACAGGGCAAGGTGTATGGACTCATTGGGCGGCGACGCTTCCAGCAAATGGATGTGCTGGAGGGGCTCAACCTGCTCATCACCATCTCAG GGAAAAGGAACAAACTGCGGGTGTATTACCTGTCCTGGCTCCGGAACAAGATTCTGCACAACGACCCAGAAGTGGAGAAGAAGCAGGGCTGGACCACTGTTGGGGACATGGAGGGCTGCGGCCACTACCGTGTTG TGAAATATGAGCGGATTAAGTTCTTGGTCATCGCCCTCAAGAGCTCCGTGGAGGTGTATGCCTGGGCCCCGAAACCCTACCACAAATTCATGGCCTTCAAG TCCTTTGCCGACCTCCCTCACCGCCCTCTGCTGGTCGACCTGACAGTGGAGGAGGGGCAGCGGCTCAAGGTCATCTATGGCTCCAGTGCTGGCTTCCATGCCGTGGATGTCGACTCGGGGAACAGCTATGACATCTACATCCCTGTGCAT atCCAGAGCCAGATCACGCCCCATGCCATCATCTTCCTCCCCAACACCGACGGCATGGAGATGCTGCTGTGCTATGAGGACGAGGGTGTCTACGTCAACACGTACGGGCGGATCATCAAGGATGTGGTGCTGCAGTGGGGAGAGATGCCCACCTCTGTGG CCTACATCTGCTCCAACCAGATAATGGGCTGGGGTGAGAAAGCCATTGAGATCCGCTCTGTGGAGACAGGACACCTGGACGGGGTCTTCATGCACAAACGAGCCCAGAGGCTCAAGTTCCTGTGTGAGCGGAATGACAAG GTGTTTTTTGCCTCAGTCCGCTCTGGGGGCAGCAGCCAAGTTTACTTCATGACTCTGAACCGTAACTGCATCATGAACTGGTGA